In a single window of the Corvus hawaiiensis isolate bCorHaw1 chromosome 19, bCorHaw1.pri.cur, whole genome shotgun sequence genome:
- the WBP2 gene encoding WW domain-binding protein 2 isoform X2 — MALNKNHSEGGGVIVNNSENVLMTYDHVEITFSDLEPMPEAFKGTKKGSVFLTPYRVIFVSKGKDAMQSFVMPFYLLKDCEIKQPVFGANYIKGTVKAEAGGGWEGSATFKMTFSAGGAIEFGQRMLQVASQVSRGEIPSGAYGYSYMPNGSYAFAPPAANGGYPYPPPPPDGGMGYMQLPPPPYPGPMEPPVSGPDLPSTPAAEAKAAEAAASAYYSPGNPHNVYMPTDQPPPPPYFPPEDKKNQ; from the exons ATGGCGCTCAACAAGAACCACTCGGAAGGCGGCGGCGTCATCGTTAACAACAGCGAGAA TGTTTTGATGACCTATGACCATGTAGAAATTACCTTCAGTGATCTGGAGCCGATGCCAGAGGCCTTCAAGGGGACCAAGAAAGGGAGCGTTTTCCTGACTCCCTACCGG GTTATCTTTGTGTCGAAGGGGAAGGATGCTATGCAGTCATTCGTGATGCCCTTTTACTTATTGAAGGATTGTGAGATCAAGCAGCCAGTGTTTGGAGCAAATTACATCAAGGGCACAGtgaaagcagaggcaggag GTGGCTGGGAAGGATCTGCCACATTCAAGATGACCTTTTCAGCTGGGGGTGCAATTGAATTTGGGCAGCGGATGCTGCAGGTGGCATCACAAG tCTCCAGAGGTGAAATACCCAGTGGAGCTTATGGCTATTCCTACATGCCAAATGGATCCTATGCTTTTGCACCCCCTGCAGCTAACGGGGGCTATCCAtacccacctcctcctccag ATGGAGGCATGGGCTACATGCAGCTTCCACCCCCACCATACCCAGGGCCCATGGAACCCCCTGTCAGTGGCCCGGACCTGCCCTCCACTCCTGCAG CTGAAGCCAAggctgctgaagctgctgccagtgctTACTACAGCCCAGGCAACCCCCACAATGTCTACATGCCCACG GACCAGCCACCCCCTCCTCCATACTTCCCACCAGAGGACAAGAAAAACCAATAA
- the WBP2 gene encoding WW domain-binding protein 2 isoform X1, translated as MALNKNHSEGGGVIVNNSENVLMTYDHVEITFSDLEPMPEAFKGTKKGSVFLTPYRVIFVSKGKDAMQSFVMPFYLLKDCEIKQPVFGANYIKGTVKAEAGGGWEGSATFKMTFSAGGAIEFGQRMLQVASQVSRGEIPSGAYGYSYMPNGSYAFAPPAANGGYPYPPPPPDFYPGPPMADGGMGYMQLPPPPYPGPMEPPVSGPDLPSTPAAEAKAAEAAASAYYSPGNPHNVYMPTDQPPPPPYFPPEDKKNQ; from the exons ATGGCGCTCAACAAGAACCACTCGGAAGGCGGCGGCGTCATCGTTAACAACAGCGAGAA TGTTTTGATGACCTATGACCATGTAGAAATTACCTTCAGTGATCTGGAGCCGATGCCAGAGGCCTTCAAGGGGACCAAGAAAGGGAGCGTTTTCCTGACTCCCTACCGG GTTATCTTTGTGTCGAAGGGGAAGGATGCTATGCAGTCATTCGTGATGCCCTTTTACTTATTGAAGGATTGTGAGATCAAGCAGCCAGTGTTTGGAGCAAATTACATCAAGGGCACAGtgaaagcagaggcaggag GTGGCTGGGAAGGATCTGCCACATTCAAGATGACCTTTTCAGCTGGGGGTGCAATTGAATTTGGGCAGCGGATGCTGCAGGTGGCATCACAAG tCTCCAGAGGTGAAATACCCAGTGGAGCTTATGGCTATTCCTACATGCCAAATGGATCCTATGCTTTTGCACCCCCTGCAGCTAACGGGGGCTATCCAtacccacctcctcctccag ACTTTTATCCTGGTCCTCCTATGGCAGATGGAGGCATGGGCTACATGCAGCTTCCACCCCCACCATACCCAGGGCCCATGGAACCCCCTGTCAGTGGCCCGGACCTGCCCTCCACTCCTGCAG CTGAAGCCAAggctgctgaagctgctgccagtgctTACTACAGCCCAGGCAACCCCCACAATGTCTACATGCCCACG GACCAGCCACCCCCTCCTCCATACTTCCCACCAGAGGACAAGAAAAACCAATAA
- the WBP2 gene encoding WW domain-binding protein 2 isoform X3 yields MTYDHVEITFSDLEPMPEAFKGTKKGSVFLTPYRVIFVSKGKDAMQSFVMPFYLLKDCEIKQPVFGANYIKGTVKAEAGGGWEGSATFKMTFSAGGAIEFGQRMLQVASQVSRGEIPSGAYGYSYMPNGSYAFAPPAANGGYPYPPPPPDFYPGPPMADGGMGYMQLPPPPYPGPMEPPVSGPDLPSTPAAEAKAAEAAASAYYSPGNPHNVYMPTDQPPPPPYFPPEDKKNQ; encoded by the exons ATGACCTATGACCATGTAGAAATTACCTTCAGTGATCTGGAGCCGATGCCAGAGGCCTTCAAGGGGACCAAGAAAGGGAGCGTTTTCCTGACTCCCTACCGG GTTATCTTTGTGTCGAAGGGGAAGGATGCTATGCAGTCATTCGTGATGCCCTTTTACTTATTGAAGGATTGTGAGATCAAGCAGCCAGTGTTTGGAGCAAATTACATCAAGGGCACAGtgaaagcagaggcaggag GTGGCTGGGAAGGATCTGCCACATTCAAGATGACCTTTTCAGCTGGGGGTGCAATTGAATTTGGGCAGCGGATGCTGCAGGTGGCATCACAAG tCTCCAGAGGTGAAATACCCAGTGGAGCTTATGGCTATTCCTACATGCCAAATGGATCCTATGCTTTTGCACCCCCTGCAGCTAACGGGGGCTATCCAtacccacctcctcctccag ACTTTTATCCTGGTCCTCCTATGGCAGATGGAGGCATGGGCTACATGCAGCTTCCACCCCCACCATACCCAGGGCCCATGGAACCCCCTGTCAGTGGCCCGGACCTGCCCTCCACTCCTGCAG CTGAAGCCAAggctgctgaagctgctgccagtgctTACTACAGCCCAGGCAACCCCCACAATGTCTACATGCCCACG GACCAGCCACCCCCTCCTCCATACTTCCCACCAGAGGACAAGAAAAACCAATAA